A section of the Carya illinoinensis cultivar Pawnee chromosome 12, C.illinoinensisPawnee_v1, whole genome shotgun sequence genome encodes:
- the LOC122288881 gene encoding myb-related protein 306-like yields MGRPPCCDKVGVKKGPWTPEEDIILVSYIQEHGPGNWRSVPTNTGLLRCSKSCRLRWTNYLRPGIKRGNFTDHEEKMIIHLQALLGNRWAAIASYLPQRTDNDIKNYWNTHLKKKLKKLHTGLDDHNQDGFSASQPISKGRWEKRLQTDIHMAKRALCEALSLDKTSQLPEFKPFDGHHPYVRPYQASIYASNAENIARLLENWNKSSPKSVQTNNSENTQNSSNNLVIANGSSPSTEGTATTLDAFDSLLTYNSPTSDVSQSVSVDETANLTPEMNLFQDKSKADLETQVPLTLLEKWLFEDGTTQGQDVDLINMSLEDNPGSF; encoded by the exons atgggGAGGCCACCGTGCTGTGACAAGGTTGGTGTAAAGAAAGGGCCATGGACACCGGAAGAAGACATCATCCTGGTCTCTTACATTCAAGAACATGGACCAGGGAATTGGAGATCAGTTCCCACGAATACTG GTTTGCTCAGATGCAGTAAGAGCTGCAGACTTAGATGGACCAACTATCTCCGACCAGGTATTAAGCGTGGAAACTTTACTGAtcatgaagagaaaatgataatCCACCTCCAAGCTCTTTTGGGTAATAG ATGGGCGGCCATAGCATCCTATCTTCCCCAAAGGACAGAcaatgatattaaaaattattggaATACCCATTTAAAGAAGAAGCTCAAAAAGCTTCACACAGGTCTCGATGACCATAACCAAGATGGGTTCTCAGCCTCACAGCCAATATCCAAAGGTCGGTGGGAGAAAAGGCTCCAAACAGACATCCACATGGCTAAGAGAGCCCTTTGCGAAGCTTTGTCTCTTGACAAAACAAGCCAATTGCCTGAATTCAAGCCCTTCGATGGCCATCATCCGTACGTTAGACCATATCAAGCATCCATATATGCATCCAATGCCGAAAACATAGCCCGATTGCTCGAGAACTGGAACAAAAGTTCCCCAAAATCAGTTCAGACAAACAACTCAGAAAACACCCAGAATTCCTCTAACAACCTCGTAATTGCAAATGGTTCCAGTCCTAGTACCGAAGGTACTGCCACAACACTAGATGCTTTTGACTCGTTGCTGACCTACAATTCCCCCACCTCTGATGTCTCTCAATCCGTGTCTGTGGACGAGACTGCAAATTTGACCCCAGAAATGAACCTCTTCCAAGACAAAAGCAAGGCAGATTTGGAGACTCAAGTCCCTCTTACGTTGCTGGAGAAGTGGCTCTTTGAGGATGGCACAACTCAAGGTCAAGATGTCGACCTAATTAACATGTCATTAGAGGATAATCCAGGGTCGTTTTAA